A single window of Microbispora hainanensis DNA harbors:
- a CDS encoding YczE/YyaS/YitT family protein: MTELSLPRPRSLPLRLIRLYAGLALYGAGIALLVRSGLGLDPWEVFHQGLSVRTGWSIGLWINLVGALVLLLWIPLKQRPGLGTISNVLVVGTSADGVMALVPAPAAWPVQWAFLLGGVVAIAAASGLYIHAGFGPGPRDGLMTGLNRLGLSIRLARTIVEISVLAIGWLLGGTVGVGTVVFAVTIGPVTQVFMKLWAPAGDTARPPGTKPS, from the coding sequence ATGACCGAACTGTCCCTCCCCCGCCCCCGTTCGCTCCCGCTGCGGCTCATCCGCCTCTATGCCGGCCTGGCGCTGTACGGCGCCGGGATCGCCCTGCTCGTCAGGTCCGGCCTGGGCCTCGACCCCTGGGAGGTCTTCCACCAGGGCCTGTCGGTGCGCACCGGGTGGTCGATCGGCCTGTGGATCAACCTGGTGGGCGCGCTGGTGCTGCTGCTGTGGATCCCCCTCAAGCAGCGGCCCGGTCTCGGCACGATCAGCAACGTCCTGGTGGTCGGCACCAGCGCCGACGGGGTGATGGCGTTGGTGCCCGCGCCCGCGGCCTGGCCGGTCCAGTGGGCCTTCCTGCTGGGCGGCGTCGTCGCCATCGCCGCCGCCTCCGGGCTCTACATCCACGCGGGCTTCGGCCCGGGGCCGCGCGACGGCCTGATGACGGGCCTCAACCGGCTCGGCCTGTCGATCCGGCTGGCCCGCACGATCGTCGAGATCAGCGTGCTCGCCATCGGCTGGCTGCTCGGCGGCACCGTCGGGGTCGGCACGGTGGTGTTCGCGGTCACGATCGGCCCGGTGACGCAGGTTTTCATGAAGCTGTGGGCCCCCGCCGGGGACACCGCCCGGCCACC